One genomic window of Cyprinus carpio isolate SPL01 chromosome A23, ASM1834038v1, whole genome shotgun sequence includes the following:
- the LOC109059928 gene encoding alpha-2,8-sialyltransferase 8E-like isoform X2: protein MMDTLQQMHCAKLRRKFSIIKPAKTIKMQSFTRELSDFLSCPYKSNATEREVNRLRLQIYCNATGSLLLTKRNTAVNQTIPYETSKIKTYTVNAAIHSMLPEDFPWSGRRLGRCAVVGSGGILKNSSCGREIDSADFVIRFNLAYINDSDVGLKTDLITINPSQIQFSSLLERVSVYGNASLAIPAFAYTFCTGKSIKALKLLHPIRPHQPVAFFSPIYLRTLDRFWKGRGLKSVRLSSGFMLINTALELCEDVHVYGFWPFGTDLQDNPVPYHYYDELRPHPYMHAMPEEFVRLLQLHSQGALTLHLQPCSLDTP from the exons ATGATGGACACTCTTCAGCAGATGCACTGCGCTAAACTCAGACGCAAGTTTTCCATCATCAAACCGGCCAAAAC TATTAAAATGCAGAGTTTCACACGGGAGCTATCAGATTTCCTGAGCTGCCCGTACAAATCGAACGCAACGGAGCGGGAGGTCAACAG ATTGAGGCTGCAGATTTACTGTAACGCCACAGGATCGTTACTCCTCACCAAACGAAACACAGCCGTCAATCAGACCATCCCATATGAgacaagcaaaataaaaacatacacggtGAATGCAGCCATTCACAGCATGCTGCCTGAG gatttCCCCTGGAGCGGGCGTCGTCTGGGTCGGTGTGCTGTGGTTGGCAGTGGAGGgattctgaagaacagcagctGTGGACGTGAGATTGACAGCGCAGACTTCGTCATACG gTTTAATTTGGCTTACATTAATGACAGTGATGTTGGGCTGAAGACGGATCTGATAACCATCAACCCCAGTCAGATTCA attcAGCAGCCTGCTGGAGCGGGTCAGTGTGTACGGAAACGCCTCCCTCGCTATTCCTGCCTTTGCCTACACATTCTGCACTGGAAAGTCCATCAAAGCTCTCAAACTCCTCCATCCAATCAGACCCCATCAGCCGGTGGCGTTCTTCAGCCCCATTTATCTGCGGACACTGGACCGTTTCTGGAAGGGGCGTGGCCTGAAGTCAGTCCGCCTCTCCTCGGGGTTTATGCTAATTAACACTGCGCTGGAACTGTGTGAGGATGTGCACGTGTACGGATTCTGGCCATTTGGCACCGATCTGCAGGACAATCCCGTTCCATACCATTATTACGACGAGTTGAGGCCGCACCCCTACATGCACGCAATGCCGGAGGAGTTTGTGCGGCTTCTGCAGCTCCACAGCCAGGGGGCGCTGACACTGCACCTGCAGCCCTGCTCCTTAGACACACCCTAA
- the LOC109059928 gene encoding alpha-2,8-sialyltransferase 8E-like isoform X1, which produces MALAFLQRVSRLLMVLILLQGVCVMFYYTRNTHSSRDEMMDTLQQMHCAKLRRKFSIIKPAKTIKMQSFTRELSDFLSCPYKSNATEREVNRLRLQIYCNATGSLLLTKRNTAVNQTIPYETSKIKTYTVNAAIHSMLPEDFPWSGRRLGRCAVVGSGGILKNSSCGREIDSADFVIRFNLAYINDSDVGLKTDLITINPSQIQFSSLLERVSVYGNASLAIPAFAYTFCTGKSIKALKLLHPIRPHQPVAFFSPIYLRTLDRFWKGRGLKSVRLSSGFMLINTALELCEDVHVYGFWPFGTDLQDNPVPYHYYDELRPHPYMHAMPEEFVRLLQLHSQGALTLHLQPCSLDTP; this is translated from the exons ATGGCGTTGGCTTTTCTCCAGCGGGTCTCGAGGCTGCTAATGGTCCTGATTCTcttgcagggtgtgtgtgtgatgttttattaCACACGCAACACACACTCGTCCAG agATGAGATGATGGACACTCTTCAGCAGATGCACTGCGCTAAACTCAGACGCAAGTTTTCCATCATCAAACCGGCCAAAAC TATTAAAATGCAGAGTTTCACACGGGAGCTATCAGATTTCCTGAGCTGCCCGTACAAATCGAACGCAACGGAGCGGGAGGTCAACAG ATTGAGGCTGCAGATTTACTGTAACGCCACAGGATCGTTACTCCTCACCAAACGAAACACAGCCGTCAATCAGACCATCCCATATGAgacaagcaaaataaaaacatacacggtGAATGCAGCCATTCACAGCATGCTGCCTGAG gatttCCCCTGGAGCGGGCGTCGTCTGGGTCGGTGTGCTGTGGTTGGCAGTGGAGGgattctgaagaacagcagctGTGGACGTGAGATTGACAGCGCAGACTTCGTCATACG gTTTAATTTGGCTTACATTAATGACAGTGATGTTGGGCTGAAGACGGATCTGATAACCATCAACCCCAGTCAGATTCA attcAGCAGCCTGCTGGAGCGGGTCAGTGTGTACGGAAACGCCTCCCTCGCTATTCCTGCCTTTGCCTACACATTCTGCACTGGAAAGTCCATCAAAGCTCTCAAACTCCTCCATCCAATCAGACCCCATCAGCCGGTGGCGTTCTTCAGCCCCATTTATCTGCGGACACTGGACCGTTTCTGGAAGGGGCGTGGCCTGAAGTCAGTCCGCCTCTCCTCGGGGTTTATGCTAATTAACACTGCGCTGGAACTGTGTGAGGATGTGCACGTGTACGGATTCTGGCCATTTGGCACCGATCTGCAGGACAATCCCGTTCCATACCATTATTACGACGAGTTGAGGCCGCACCCCTACATGCACGCAATGCCGGAGGAGTTTGTGCGGCTTCTGCAGCTCCACAGCCAGGGGGCGCTGACACTGCACCTGCAGCCCTGCTCCTTAGACACACCCTAA